From the genome of Acropora palmata chromosome 4, jaAcrPala1.3, whole genome shotgun sequence, one region includes:
- the LOC141879370 gene encoding uncharacterized protein LOC141879370 — protein sequence MSGKRGKLKETAEEDFETFERHQLSSISDNLKEMKGTQVQIQRDIESLQSQIKKNDSSISKLKEALDVKLEVLTGELHETNTRIDRIENDITKYAKEIDETYEQLLSLERYSRDYNLRFYNIPESTSEDCIAKLRDILENDLQLHPNIENAHRIGPFKDDGTPRPILAKFLYRPERFRVIKKKRELRNGVRVSDHLIWEDRQKKKKLRLVMKDAFEAGKRPRFHHGKLYIDGALHQA from the coding sequence atgTCTGGGAAAAGAGGGAAACTAAAGGAAACGGCGGAAGAAGATTTTGAAACTTTTGAACGCCATCAGTTAAGTTCAATAAGCGACAACTTGAAAGAGATGAAAGGAACTCAAGTCCAGATTCAAAGAGACATTGAATCTCTTCAGAGTCAAATCAAGAAGAATGATAGCTCGATTTCTAAATTAAAAGAAGCTTTGGATGTAAAGCTGGAGGTATTAACAGGAGAACTACATGAAACAAATACAAGAATTGACCGAATCGAGAACGATATCACGAAGTATGCAAAAGAGATTGATGAGACCTACGAGCAACTATTGTCCCTGGAGAGATACTCTAGAGATTATAATTTGAGATTTTATAATATCCCTGAGTCAACAAGCGAAGATTGTATTGCAAAGCTGCGTGATATCCTGGAGAACGATCTTCAATTACATCCAAACATCGAGAACGCCCACAGAATCGGGCCCTTTAAGGATGATGGCACTCCCAGACCGATTTTGGCAAAGTTTTTGTACCGTCCTGAGCGGTTTAGAGTTATCAAAAAGAAGAGGGAACTACGTAATGGTGTGCGTGTTTCGGACCACTTGATATGGGAAGACCgacaaaagaagaagaaattgagatTAGTGATGAAAGATGCATTTGAAGCTGGGAAAAGACCTCGATTTCATCATGGCAAGCTTTATATTGACGGCGCGCTTCATCAAGCTTGA